In a single window of the Pontibacter russatus genome:
- a CDS encoding SpoIIAA family protein encodes MRQELRNAFGNVCLTVEVDTVNGWVCATWQGYPTPDSIRKGVSLYTSLFKGWGLDCILIDTRSMIGTWDHSLEWMLHKWAPRAARAGLRYYALVATPGTFAASTATDFHSRLISFKARIFDEMEAAKAWLSLYATPQQRGFYHPTGGTVTV; translated from the coding sequence ATGAGGCAGGAACTCAGGAACGCGTTTGGCAATGTCTGTTTAACAGTGGAGGTGGACACTGTGAACGGCTGGGTCTGTGCCACCTGGCAGGGGTACCCCACGCCGGACAGCATACGGAAGGGTGTGTCCCTGTACACTTCCCTCTTTAAGGGGTGGGGCCTGGACTGTATTCTTATCGATACCCGGTCGATGATCGGCACCTGGGACCATTCCCTGGAGTGGATGCTCCACAAATGGGCGCCCCGCGCGGCGAGGGCGGGCCTGCGCTACTATGCCCTCGTGGCGACACCCGGCACCTTTGCAGCATCCACCGCAACGGACTTTCATTCCCGGCTAATCTCGTTCAAGGCCAGGATTTTTGACGAGATGGAAGCGGCGAAAGCCTGGCTGAGCCTGTACGCCACGCCGCAGCAGAGGGGGTTCTATCATCCCACAGGCGGGACGGTAACAGTATGA
- the rnk gene encoding nucleoside diphosphate kinase regulator, with protein sequence MNTIYVTEQDYQRLHQLVQAQRTVSGPRAVEALGRELKRARVVPSEEIPAEVVTMNSLVRLRETGGGGEMEISVVYPKDANVPRRKVSVLAPVGTAILGCRVGDEVRWAGRAGTIKYTVEEVIYQPEMAGDFNL encoded by the coding sequence ATGAACACGATTTATGTAACAGAGCAGGATTACCAGCGCCTGCACCAGTTGGTGCAGGCGCAGCGCACGGTAAGCGGGCCCCGGGCTGTAGAAGCACTTGGCAGGGAATTGAAGCGCGCCAGGGTGGTGCCCTCGGAGGAGATCCCGGCGGAGGTGGTCACCATGAACTCACTTGTGAGGCTAAGGGAAACGGGAGGCGGCGGCGAGATGGAGATCAGTGTGGTTTACCCGAAGGACGCGAACGTGCCCCGGAGAAAGGTATCGGTGCTGGCCCCAGTCGGCACGGCGATACTAGGCTGCAGGGTAGGCGACGAAGTGAGGTGGGCCGGGCGTGCTGGTACGATAAAATACACCGTGGAGGAGGTGATTTACCAGCCAGAGATGGCAGGCGACTTCAATCTGTGA
- a CDS encoding FMN-binding glutamate synthase family protein — protein sequence MANIISVRQAIAFALALSYILIAVASLYHLEALWALALVVPLHLVYWHNIRQTWHTLLRNYPVLGYGRYFLESIRPELRQYFFESDLDGRPFSRRQRSIVYQRAKDVRQTVPFGMQSDSQAPGYEWIAHSMFPVRVRQEELRVDIGGSRCSQPYSASLYNIAAMSYGALSKAAIMALSGGARLGGFALNTGEGGVSPYHLEGGADLIWQIGTGYFGCRDRSGNFSEELFREQAAHPHIKMVEVKLSQGAKPGHGGILPAAKNTPEVAAIRKVEPYTMVASPPGHSAFSDHFTMLLFLEKLRQLSGGKPIGIKLCIGNSQEFEDLCREMKQSRIYPDFITIDGAEGGTGAAPLEFTDSLGMPLYDALALTQRTLQKYGLREEVKVLAAGKIITGVDILKALSLGADICYSARGMMFALGCIQALQCDSGRCPVGIATQDKSLYSGLDVADKRVRVANFHRNTLLATAELMEACGFRSLREVTPDKIFRRVEQGETKSFSDIYFNRADSGAANEISHTYMLN from the coding sequence ATGGCAAATATCATCAGTGTCAGGCAGGCCATCGCCTTTGCCCTTGCCCTTTCCTATATACTTATAGCCGTTGCGAGCCTTTACCATCTGGAGGCGCTGTGGGCGCTTGCACTCGTCGTGCCCCTGCACCTGGTCTACTGGCACAACATACGCCAGACGTGGCACACCCTGCTGCGGAACTACCCCGTGCTGGGCTACGGGCGCTACTTCCTCGAGAGTATCCGTCCGGAGCTGCGGCAGTATTTTTTCGAGTCCGACCTGGACGGCAGGCCCTTTAGCCGCCGGCAGCGCTCTATCGTCTACCAGCGGGCAAAGGACGTGCGCCAGACCGTGCCCTTCGGCATGCAAAGCGACAGCCAGGCCCCCGGCTACGAGTGGATTGCCCACAGCATGTTCCCGGTGCGGGTGAGGCAGGAGGAACTGCGGGTAGATATAGGCGGCAGCCGCTGCAGCCAGCCCTACAGCGCCAGCCTCTACAACATCGCGGCCATGAGCTACGGAGCCCTGAGCAAGGCCGCTATTATGGCACTGAGCGGAGGTGCCAGGCTGGGCGGCTTTGCCCTCAATACCGGGGAGGGGGGCGTGAGTCCCTACCATCTGGAGGGGGGAGCGGACCTGATCTGGCAGATAGGGACAGGCTATTTCGGCTGCCGCGACCGGAGCGGCAACTTCAGCGAGGAGCTTTTCCGGGAGCAGGCGGCGCACCCGCACATCAAAATGGTGGAGGTGAAGCTGTCGCAGGGGGCAAAGCCGGGCCACGGGGGAATCCTGCCCGCCGCCAAGAACACGCCCGAGGTGGCCGCCATCCGAAAGGTGGAGCCTTATACAATGGTTGCGTCACCTCCGGGGCACTCCGCCTTCAGCGACCATTTCACCATGCTGCTCTTCCTGGAGAAGCTGCGCCAACTCTCTGGCGGGAAGCCCATCGGCATCAAACTGTGCATCGGCAACAGCCAGGAGTTCGAGGACCTGTGCCGGGAAATGAAGCAAAGCCGGATCTACCCCGACTTCATCACCATCGACGGGGCGGAGGGGGGAACGGGCGCCGCCCCGCTGGAGTTTACTGACAGCCTGGGCATGCCCCTGTACGATGCGCTCGCCCTTACGCAGCGCACACTCCAAAAGTACGGGCTGCGGGAGGAGGTGAAGGTGCTGGCAGCAGGCAAGATCATCACTGGCGTCGATATCCTCAAGGCCTTGTCGCTGGGCGCCGACATCTGCTACAGCGCGCGCGGGATGATGTTCGCGCTGGGCTGCATTCAGGCGCTGCAGTGCGACTCCGGCCGCTGCCCGGTGGGTATCGCCACGCAGGATAAGAGCCTGTACAGCGGCCTGGACGTGGCCGACAAGCGCGTCAGGGTGGCGAACTTCCACCGGAACACACTGCTGGCAACGGCCGAACTGATGGAGGCATGCGGCTTCCGCTCGCTGCGGGAAGTCACGCCGGACAAGATATTCAGAAGGGTGGAGCAGGGAGAAACCAAAAGTTTCAGCGACATATACTTCAACAGGGCCGACAGCGGGGCAGCGAATGAGATAAGCCATACCTATATGCTCAATTAG